A window of Anas acuta chromosome 5, bAnaAcu1.1, whole genome shotgun sequence genomic DNA:
GTGGCAGGGATGTGAGGGACATCCCAAAGCTCTCCCcctccccgtccctgtcccccctccccggggcgcTCGGCACTCACTTTGAGCGAATAGGCCAGGGCGATGAAGCCGAGGCAGCAGAAGTTGAGGTACACGAAGTTGAAGATGGACCAGAGATAGTAGTCGTTGACCTCGGTGGTGTCGGGGTAGATCTCGATGACGGTGGTGGGGTTGGTCATGGTCTTCTTCTCCACCGAGTGCTTGCACGGGACCGCCGGCCGCAGGCTGTCCCCTTTGCAGCCCTTGCTCTCCATCAGCCGCGCGGCGGACGAAGGGGACAGGATGGGGGACGCCTGCCGGAGGGCCGGGGGCTTGGCGATGCAGGCgaagcagccctgggggggaccctgggggggccgggggggccagGCCGCCCCCTCGAAGGGGCACGGGGGGCCCAGGGGGGGGTCCTGCGTCCTCTCCGTGGTGGCGGCCGCCGCGGTGTCACCGCGCTCTGCCCTGGCggagggaaaaaggggggtgaggggaaggggagacGGGGCGAGGGGGTGCGGGGGGCAGAGCGGAGGGGGGGACAGAGAGGGGAGATGCAGGGGGGAggcgggaggcagagagagggaGCGGGTGGCGGAGGAGAGAGCGGGCAGAGGAGCGAGGGAGCGGGCAGAGGAGAGgatggggagggcaggaggaaggggaggggagagcaggggaCCACAGAGCCGTGGCTGCATCTCGGCG
This region includes:
- the IFITM10 gene encoding interferon-induced transmembrane protein 10; this encodes MDGQTGGERAERGDTAAAATTERTQDPPLGPPCPFEGAAWPPRPPQGPPQGCFACIAKPPALRQASPILSPSSAARLMESKGCKGDSLRPAVPCKHSVEKKTMTNPTTVIEIYPDTTEVNDYYLWSIFNFVYLNFCCLGFIALAYSLKVRDKKLLNDLNGAVEDAKTARLFNITSSALATFCIILIFIFLRYPLTDY